The following is a genomic window from Rhinatrema bivittatum chromosome 12, aRhiBiv1.1, whole genome shotgun sequence.
TGGTAGCTCAGCCACGAATGGCAATAACGCTGCACAATACACATGTACAGTGGGCTCACTAACCGCGCATGTGTCAGAGgcgttaaaagagaaaatatggcgcagcgaatatgtagatatattcgagctgctcaggaaagaaggggagggttcCGATCCCAAATGCCACGAAGCGTGCAAACTCTCAGCTAGGGAGAAACCCTGCATCGCTAAAACGCTAGCTAATTGGTCAGCAGGATTCAGAATTCTGTCATCCATCATAGGTCaaaaatttcctgaaaaatgttgctcctTAATTGCTTACCAGGACGTCATTTGTGGTGCTTATCGCACGTATGGCGGTACGGCTTGGTTGGAGTATGGTGCAGGAGGTTGTCCCTGGCTTCGCTGGCAATGCATACCAGCCGAGTACATGGTTAACTCCTCGCCAACATACTTTTACGGGAAGATTTCCATTTCGGCAAGGTCAGCCCTTTCGTCAAGGGCAAAGGTGGGGGCAAGCCACTAGATTTAGGGGTGGGGGGGACTCCCATCTGTAGGCTGTTCAACTCTGGTTTTTGCAGATTCGCTGCTGCCTGCAAATTCAGACACGCCTGCATGGGATGCGGTGCAGGCCACCCTCAAACAAAATGCTCAAGGGGAGGAACCATCCCCCACACAGAGCAACAATAAATTCATTAGAGCACCTACCCCCATTAAGATACATAGCTTGCAGGTCTGTTTAAAGGGTTATCAGCCCAAGGAGGCCAGATGGCTATACGAAGGGTTTTCCCAAGGTTTTCATATACCTTTCATGGGGCCAGAAACCGCCACAGAGGCTAAGAATCTCTTATCTGCGAGGAATAATGAAGAGGTCATTGCACTAAAGATCAAAAAAGAAAGCGACATGGGTAGGTTGGAAGGCCCATTCAAGGACAAACCTCTACCTCATTTTAGGATTTCCCCTCTGGGGGTGGTTCACAAAAAAGAGCCAGGGGAATTCCGAATGATTCACCATTTATCCTTCCCAGAGGGTGGGTCAGTGAATGATTACTTGGACCCCGAAGCATGCTCGGTTGCCTACGCCTCATTTGACCAGGCATTAGACATGGTGAGGCATTGGGGGCAAGGGGCATGGTTGGCAAAAGCCGACATTGAATCAGCCTTCCGCTTGCTTCCAATACATCCAAGCTGCTTCCATCTGTTGGGGTTTCAATTCCAAGGTAAATATTACTTCGATAAATGCCTCCCGATGGGCTGCTCTCTATCTTGCGCCTACTTTGAGAGGtttagcacatttgtgcaatgggCTGTAGAGCAGGACATCGGGAAAGGGAAAATCATAtactatttggatgattttctgtttacCGGCCATAGGGACACACAGGCCTGTGCGCAAGCCCTCGAAGCATTCACCCGGAAAACTGACGAATTAGGCATTCCGCTAGCTAAGCACAAATCAGAAGGACCGTCACAAAAATTGTCATTTCTCGGTATCAAAATTGATACTCTGCAAATGGTCACACGCCTACCGCCCGCAAAAATAGCAGCGTTACGGGCCAACATATCTACTACCGAACAATCACGCTAAAACAAATGCAGTCACTCATTGGTCACCTCAATTTCGCTTGCAAGATCATGCCCATGGGTCGCCCCTTCATGAGAAGATTGTCCCAAGCCACAGCAGGTATTCGCAGGAGCCATCATTTCATTAGAATCACCAAGGAGCTCAGGGAGGACCTCATAGTATGGAAGACATTCCTAGGGGAATATAATGGGCGGACAGTTT
Proteins encoded in this region:
- the LOC115073902 gene encoding uncharacterized protein LOC115073902, coding for MGPETATEAKNLLSARNNEEVIALKIKKESDMGRLEGPFKDKPLPHFRISPLGVVHKKEPGEFRMIHHLSFPEGGSVNDYLDPEACSVAYASFDQALDMVRHWGQGAWLAKADIESAFRLLPIHPSCFHLLGFQFQGKYYFDKCLPMGCSLSCAYFERFSTFVQWAVEQDIGKGKIIYYLDDFLFTGHRDTQACAQALEAFTRKTDELGIPLAKHKSEGPSQKLSFLGHLNFACKIMPMGRPFMRRLSQATAGIRRSHHFIRITKELREDLIVWKTFLGEYNGRTVWRDPIMTNRELQLYTDAAGSAGFGAYLAGKWCAERWPVQWEAMGLLRHHFSRIVPHCCNNTHVESMFPQQKSGFLVRQHGGCTGEKFSHRSLP